A single region of the Nicotiana sylvestris chromosome 6, ASM39365v2, whole genome shotgun sequence genome encodes:
- the LOC138871058 gene encoding uncharacterized protein, translating into MPEILSDPFAVSIPVGESIIARRIYRGCTISVCGRQTSADLVDLEMLDFDAIMGMDWLAACYATVDFRAKTARFHFSGERVLEWVGNTAIPRGKFISYLKASKMIAKGCIYHIVRVKDTDAEIPTLQSIPVVKEYADVFPDELLGIPPKRKIDFGIDLLPGTQPISIPPYKMAPAELKELKE; encoded by the coding sequence AtgcctgaaatactaagtgatccttttgcggTATCTATACCGGTTGGAGAATCAATTATCGCTAGACGCATTTACCGAGGTTGTACGATATCAGTTTGTGGTCGTCAAACCTCAGCCGACCTAGTTGATctagagatgttggattttgatgctatcatgggcatggactggttggcagcttgttatgccACAGTTGATTTTCGAGCAAAGACAGCCAGATTTCATTTTTCGGGTGAACgagtccttgaatgggtaggtaatacagcgATACCCAGAGGCAagtttatttcctatctgaaggcaagtaaaatgatcgcaaaagggtgcatttatcatattgtgcgagttaaagatacagatgctgagatacctacacttcagtCTATTCCAGTAGTAAAGGAGTATGCAgatgtatttccagatgaacttCTAGGTATTCCTCCAAAGCGAaagattgattttggcattgatttgctTCCAGGAAcacaaccaatatccatccctccaTATAAAATGGCACCTGccgaattgaaggagttgaaggagtag
- the LOC138871059 gene encoding uncharacterized protein gives MGSLAHVEAEKRQLTREIDQLAYLGVHLVDSGNGGIVLQNTAKSSLIAEVKERQYEDPELVKFRERVPQQKKSLLELKGDGVLRYMGRLCVPDIVGLRDRIMSEAHYSWYSIHPGSTKMYHDIKDMYWWNDMKKTLLSMSAMP, from the coding sequence atgggtagcttagcacatgtagaggccGAGAAAAGACAATTAACTAGAGAGATTGATCAATTGGCTTATTTGGGGGTTCATTTAGTAGACTCTGGCAATGGAGGAattgtactccaaaatactgcGAAATCATCCctcatagctgaagtaaaggagaggcagtaCGAGGATCCAGAGTTAGTCAAATTTAGAGAGCGGGTTCCACAACAGAAGAAGTCATTGTTGGAACTCAAaggagatggggttctcagatacaTGGGTCGTTTATGTGTTCCAGATATAGTAGGGCTACGAGACaggattatgtcagaggcacattattcatggtattccattcaccctgggtcgacaaaaatgtatcatgacattaaggataTGTATTGGTGGAATGATATGAAGAAGACATTGCTGAGTATGTCTGCAATGCCCTAG